One stretch of Amycolatopsis sp. NBC_00345 DNA includes these proteins:
- a CDS encoding WXG100 family type VII secretion target, translated as MSYTGMAFPQQVQVMNATKPLAQVASQAAQMWQQAGTQLSGASSSLQGQLQALEPDWTDEAGAQMQQRGGQSKADIDSWTAGISQTVSALTGLSSAITSTGQQIDQLVAMLQANPLMAALMMPILQQQAGGLMDQLAQQFTSATQAVSGAQGNEWSGPTGSSGGGGSAGGSSGGSSGGGQSASASSGGDGGASSSSSASGDQASASGGDDAAAGDDASQQDPATGDDGSQDPGLSGDPSLSGLGGTVAPIAPPTLPPLPPMTSVPPPSLPGGFAMPMGGLGGLGGLGGGGGRGFGGPSVPGVRLGGGGLKPLPQAAFPVAQQVTPTTTGQAPAVPEAEPVQPSGGSGGGGGMPMAPMSGLAGAGGAGSGGGTPGSGALQRPSQGRGPRRTNPPGLPAALRGKAGRTDPAAFAPLARTVRRDRADDPTTVELLDEDLWQVGDQGAPRLEPPAPPRRLAR; from the coding sequence ATGAGCTACACCGGAATGGCGTTCCCCCAGCAGGTCCAGGTCATGAACGCCACCAAGCCGCTGGCCCAGGTGGCCTCGCAGGCGGCCCAGATGTGGCAGCAGGCCGGGACCCAGCTCTCCGGCGCGTCCTCGTCGCTGCAGGGCCAGCTCCAGGCGCTGGAGCCGGACTGGACCGACGAGGCCGGCGCCCAGATGCAGCAGCGCGGCGGGCAGAGCAAGGCGGACATCGATTCGTGGACGGCCGGGATCAGCCAGACCGTCAGCGCGCTCACCGGGCTCTCGTCGGCGATCACCAGCACCGGTCAGCAGATCGACCAGCTGGTCGCGATGCTGCAGGCGAACCCGCTGATGGCGGCGCTGATGATGCCGATCCTGCAGCAGCAGGCCGGCGGGCTGATGGACCAGCTCGCCCAGCAGTTCACCTCCGCCACCCAGGCGGTCTCGGGCGCCCAGGGCAACGAGTGGAGCGGCCCGACCGGCAGCTCCGGCGGCGGTGGTTCCGCCGGCGGCTCGTCCGGGGGCTCGTCCGGCGGCGGCCAGTCGGCGAGCGCGTCGAGCGGGGGTGACGGCGGTGCGAGTTCCTCGTCTTCGGCGTCGGGTGACCAGGCGTCGGCCTCCGGCGGTGATGACGCTGCGGCCGGGGACGACGCGTCGCAGCAGGACCCGGCGACCGGCGACGACGGAAGCCAGGATCCGGGCCTCAGCGGCGACCCGTCGCTGTCCGGGCTGGGCGGCACGGTGGCCCCGATCGCGCCGCCGACCCTGCCTCCGCTGCCGCCGATGACGTCCGTGCCGCCGCCGTCGTTGCCCGGCGGGTTCGCGATGCCGATGGGTGGACTTGGCGGGCTGGGCGGGCTGGGCGGCGGTGGTGGCCGCGGCTTCGGCGGGCCGTCGGTGCCCGGCGTCCGGCTGGGCGGTGGCGGGCTGAAACCGTTGCCGCAGGCGGCTTTCCCGGTGGCCCAGCAGGTCACGCCGACCACGACCGGGCAGGCTCCGGCGGTCCCCGAGGCCGAGCCGGTCCAGCCGTCGGGCGGCAGCGGTGGCGGCGGCGGGATGCCGATGGCGCCGATGTCCGGCCTCGCCGGGGCCGGTGGCGCCGGTAGCGGTGGTGGCACGCCGGGTTCCGGTGCCCTGCAACGGCCGTCGCAGGGTCGCGGCCCCCGCCGCACGAACCCGCCCGGCCTGCCCGCCGCGTTGCGCGGGAAAGCGGGCCGGACCGACCCGGCGGCGTTCGCGCCACTCGCCCGCACCGTCCGCCGTGACCGGGCCGACGACCCGACCACGGTAGAGCTGCTGGACGAGGACCTCTGGCAGGTCGGCGACCAGGGCGCCCCGAGGCTCGAGCCGCCCGCACCGCCGCGTCGCCTGGCTCGCTGA
- a CDS encoding IS5 family transposase, whose product MGCRSRRYPSGTTDAEWALLEPLLPRPACATELGGRPEKHHRRAVVDALRYVTDNGIKWRALPADFPPWQTVHGFFTRWSKAGVFDKIRDRLREKIRSRAGRNPAPSAAVIDSQSVKAAETVGRPSRGYDGGKKIDGRKRHIATDTQGLLLVVLITAASVQDRAAARDLLSALHTAYRGITWVWADGGYTSKALVDWAQDTLHLTFDIVKKIVGQTTFIILPRRWVVERTFSWITQARRNARDYERLPDHSAAFVNNAMITMMTRRLTRPTKRARTT is encoded by the coding sequence GTGGGCTGTCGTTCCCGTCGCTACCCGTCGGGCACCACCGATGCCGAGTGGGCGTTGCTGGAGCCGTTGCTGCCCAGGCCTGCATGTGCGACCGAGCTGGGTGGCCGGCCGGAGAAACATCACCGGCGCGCGGTCGTGGACGCGCTGCGCTACGTGACCGACAACGGCATCAAATGGCGGGCGTTACCAGCGGACTTCCCGCCATGGCAGACGGTGCACGGATTCTTCACCCGCTGGAGCAAAGCCGGGGTGTTCGACAAGATCCGCGACCGGTTGCGCGAGAAGATCCGGTCGCGAGCGGGGCGGAATCCGGCGCCGTCCGCAGCGGTGATCGACTCCCAGTCGGTCAAGGCCGCCGAGACCGTCGGCCGCCCGTCGCGCGGCTATGACGGCGGGAAGAAGATCGACGGCCGCAAACGCCACATCGCCACCGACACCCAAGGACTGCTGCTGGTGGTCCTGATCACCGCAGCCAGCGTGCAGGACCGCGCCGCAGCCCGCGACCTGCTCTCGGCGCTGCACACCGCCTACCGCGGCATCACCTGGGTCTGGGCCGACGGCGGCTACACCAGCAAAGCACTGGTCGACTGGGCACAAGACACACTGCATCTCACCTTCGACATCGTGAAGAAAATCGTCGGCCAGACCACCTTCATCATCCTGCCCCGGCGCTGGGTCGTCGAACGCACCTTCTCCTGGATCACCCAAGCACGCCGCAACGCCCGCGACTACGAACGACTACCCGACCACTCCGCCGCATTCGTCAACAACGCCATGATCACTATGATGACCAGACGCCTCACCCGCCCAACAAAGCGGGCCAGAACCACCTAA
- the eccB gene encoding type VII secretion protein EccB yields MATSRDRLQAHQFLLQRTVSALVTRETDPEQPPFRLPAGAAVAGIVVSVIALAAAGVYGLLSPGGDHSWQDGKSVIVEKETGTRFVYLNGKLDPVTNYASALLALGSHAATTSVSANSLTGVPRGPRIGIQDAPDALPGPDQVLRDGWTLCSQPGTDLTGATTYRSALLVGHQAPGGTPLGDRALLVQTPETGDEYLVAGGYRHKIAAADAVTVELALGSAPRTRVGAAVVDVLPVGAPLTPIPVPDAGKPSHAVPGRPDLLAGQLLTMENQYYLAETGQLRPITPLEYEIQRAYRPTTGAYGGAEPFPVRLSPIEVSGATVAARPAAADTDPPAARPVFAAGSDRVCLTFAPAASVPSVSVGDELPPPANTTPGRTAGGVALADQVLVPPGTAAVVEVMPSDQAPAGTYAVVTDLGRAYPLSSPDLLDSLGYRGIPPVRIPAGLMARVPQGPGLDHASALRQW; encoded by the coding sequence ATGGCAACCTCGCGCGATCGGCTCCAAGCCCACCAGTTCCTCTTGCAGCGCACGGTTTCCGCGCTGGTGACCCGTGAGACCGACCCCGAACAGCCGCCCTTCAGGCTCCCCGCGGGCGCCGCCGTCGCCGGGATCGTGGTCTCCGTCATCGCGCTCGCCGCGGCCGGCGTGTACGGCCTGCTCTCCCCCGGCGGCGACCACAGCTGGCAGGACGGCAAGTCGGTGATCGTCGAGAAGGAGACCGGCACCCGATTCGTTTACCTCAACGGGAAACTCGACCCGGTGACGAACTACGCGTCCGCGCTGCTCGCACTCGGCAGCCACGCGGCGACGACGTCGGTTTCGGCGAACTCCCTCACCGGCGTCCCCCGTGGCCCGCGGATCGGCATCCAGGACGCGCCGGACGCGCTGCCCGGGCCCGACCAGGTGCTGCGCGACGGCTGGACGCTGTGCTCGCAGCCGGGCACCGACCTCACCGGCGCCACGACGTACCGCTCGGCCCTGCTCGTCGGGCACCAGGCGCCCGGCGGCACTCCGCTCGGCGACCGCGCGCTGCTCGTGCAGACCCCGGAAACCGGCGACGAGTACCTGGTGGCCGGCGGTTACCGGCACAAGATCGCCGCCGCGGACGCGGTCACGGTCGAGCTGGCGCTCGGCTCGGCGCCGCGCACCCGGGTCGGCGCCGCGGTCGTGGACGTCCTGCCCGTGGGCGCCCCGCTCACGCCGATCCCGGTGCCGGACGCCGGAAAGCCGTCCCACGCGGTGCCCGGCCGCCCGGACCTGCTCGCCGGCCAGCTCCTGACCATGGAAAACCAGTACTACCTCGCCGAAACCGGGCAGCTGCGGCCGATCACCCCGCTGGAGTACGAAATCCAGCGCGCGTACCGGCCGACGACCGGCGCCTACGGTGGCGCGGAGCCGTTCCCGGTGCGGCTGAGCCCGATCGAGGTGAGCGGGGCGACGGTGGCCGCCCGTCCGGCGGCGGCCGACACCGACCCGCCCGCGGCCCGGCCGGTGTTCGCCGCCGGGTCGGACCGCGTCTGCCTGACCTTCGCGCCGGCCGCGTCCGTCCCGAGCGTGAGCGTGGGCGACGAGCTGCCGCCCCCGGCGAACACCACGCCGGGCCGGACCGCCGGCGGTGTCGCGCTGGCCGACCAGGTGCTCGTGCCGCCGGGGACGGCGGCGGTCGTCGAGGTGATGCCGAGCGACCAGGCCCCGGCCGGCACCTATGCCGTGGTCACCGACCTGGGCCGGGCGTACCCGCTGAGCAGCCCGGACCTCCTCGACTCCCTCGGCTACCGCGGCATCCCGCCGGTCCGGATCCCCGCCGGGCTGATGGCCCGGGTGCCGCAGGGGCCTGGACTGGACCACGCTTCGGCGTTACGGCAGTGGTGA
- the eccD gene encoding type VII secretion integral membrane protein EccD: protein MPTIGLVRVTVAAPARRVDLTLPERSPIAELLPGLLQHAGEHLADQGVPNGGWVLRRPDGTVLGGASTLATHRVLDGEVLNLVPARTEWPELEYDDLVAAIAAGAERASSAWDPRHTRRAGLVAGSAIALLALAAVAFAGPPWPWPAAWALGAALLLLVAGTALARAAGDAGAGSVLAAAALPFAFAGGGLLFAGDRPLTGLGAPQLIAAGAALLLAAVLGLLGVVDRPALFIAGSTSGLLAVIGGWLATMDTFGTAGAAAVVAGSALAFSPLLAPLSIRAARMPIPVLPRGTADLLRDEPLPSRSAVYATVVRADGLLTGLVCGAVIAAVPSLLLLVRDGGTSALVLAILLTVGFTLRARLHPVLAQRVAWLLAAGSGVTVLTLGPLLAAGPLTVAGPVLLGLSSLVIVIGLRRSTRASSPRWGRYAELLEVAIVLAVVPVVCAVLGLYGYLRGLGG, encoded by the coding sequence ATGCCCACCATCGGCCTAGTCCGGGTCACCGTGGCGGCTCCGGCCCGCCGCGTCGATCTCACCCTGCCCGAACGGTCCCCGATCGCCGAACTGCTGCCCGGCCTGCTGCAGCACGCCGGGGAGCACCTGGCCGACCAGGGCGTGCCGAACGGCGGCTGGGTGCTCCGCCGCCCCGACGGCACCGTGCTCGGCGGCGCGAGCACCCTCGCCACGCACCGGGTGCTCGACGGCGAGGTGCTGAACCTCGTCCCGGCCCGTACCGAATGGCCCGAGCTGGAGTACGACGACCTCGTCGCCGCGATCGCCGCCGGGGCGGAACGCGCCAGCAGCGCCTGGGACCCGCGGCACACCCGGCGGGCCGGGCTCGTGGCGGGCTCCGCGATCGCGCTGCTGGCGCTGGCCGCGGTGGCGTTCGCCGGGCCGCCGTGGCCATGGCCCGCCGCGTGGGCGCTCGGTGCTGCGCTGTTGTTGCTGGTCGCGGGGACGGCATTGGCCCGAGCCGCGGGGGACGCCGGGGCCGGCTCGGTCCTCGCCGCGGCCGCGTTGCCGTTCGCGTTCGCCGGCGGCGGCCTGCTGTTCGCGGGGGACCGGCCGTTGACCGGGCTCGGTGCGCCGCAGCTGATCGCGGCCGGGGCGGCCCTGTTGCTGGCGGCCGTACTCGGCTTGCTCGGCGTCGTCGACCGGCCGGCGCTGTTCATCGCCGGGTCGACCAGCGGGCTGCTGGCCGTGATCGGCGGCTGGCTCGCGACGATGGACACGTTCGGCACCGCCGGTGCCGCGGCGGTCGTCGCGGGGAGCGCGCTCGCCTTCTCGCCGCTGCTCGCGCCCCTGTCGATCCGGGCCGCGCGGATGCCGATCCCGGTGCTCCCGCGTGGCACCGCCGATCTGCTCCGCGACGAGCCGTTGCCGTCCCGGTCCGCGGTGTACGCCACCGTCGTCCGCGCGGACGGTCTGCTCACCGGGCTGGTGTGCGGCGCGGTCATCGCGGCCGTGCCGTCGCTCCTGCTGCTGGTCCGCGACGGCGGAACCTCCGCCCTGGTGCTGGCCATCCTGCTCACCGTCGGCTTCACCCTGCGCGCGCGGCTGCACCCCGTGCTGGCCCAACGGGTCGCCTGGCTGCTCGCCGCCGGATCCGGGGTGACGGTGCTGACGCTCGGTCCCCTGCTCGCCGCCGGGCCGTTGACCGTGGCCGGGCCAGTCCTGTTAGGACTGTCCTCTTTGGTCATCGTCATCGGGCTACGGCGCAGTACCCGGGCTTCGAGCCCTCGCTGGGGCCGTTACGCCGAGCTGCTCGAAGTGGCGATCGTGCTGGCCGTCGTGCCCGTGGTGTGCGCGGTGCTCGGGTTGTACGGCTACCTGCGCGGGCTGGGCGGCTGA
- a CDS encoding serine/threonine protein kinase yields the protein MATTLPGGDWTLVGPGPIATTYASHSGGVPVALKVFPARFDRVTLSAVERERTRLRGVASVLPVDGVEQLPDGRHVLRMELCAQSLATLLPRVGQLSPSDTVVLGHALATALAGAHAAGVVHGGVTPSNVLFRTSGQPVLADFGVALRLAFPRDPVRVLEYLAPETLRTETLDERTDLYGLGALLHVALTGRHPLPGQLGEPVGERVLRVLRTPVPAIHQPGVPTELSTVVGRLLAPDPAHRPPGAAWVVDQLAEMISRLAAPAPPAPAAAYGSASAPAPIHAPVPAAGFVPASAPAAGSATGPAVAPAPADPATAPAPAPASDTGPAVAPAPGTGPAPVPAAGPAPAGLAPAAGPAPVPSPGNDPAFAPSAPTGAPSPGASGYPNPQYPSAPTPTGPVAPPPVAPDPLRPTAAEPEQPASSIAGEPEPETWQGEFDDFGAPEGSSMNGSGMNDPGVDGFDDPSPVELPPSVVAELPSSPVLPGVPQAAEPAERKRRVRWDVVVGGLVAVCVVAAGLVLLLGGGSDDLTTVARTPPPAPPSGAPAAVTLELAEPADHGNQVTLSWSSSSDSVDYAVIVAPEGEPNRAILAQRLHTLTVPVDPLRRYCFEVQATDSRSVYKSAPQSIRGATCHR from the coding sequence GTGGCGACGACCCTGCCCGGCGGCGACTGGACCCTGGTCGGCCCCGGGCCGATCGCAACCACCTACGCGAGTCATTCGGGTGGCGTCCCGGTGGCGCTGAAGGTGTTCCCGGCCCGGTTCGACCGCGTGACGCTCTCCGCGGTGGAACGGGAGCGGACCCGCCTGCGCGGCGTCGCCTCGGTGCTGCCGGTGGACGGGGTCGAGCAACTGCCGGACGGCAGGCACGTCCTGCGGATGGAACTGTGCGCCCAATCGCTGGCGACGCTCCTGCCCCGCGTCGGGCAACTCTCGCCGTCCGACACCGTGGTGCTCGGCCACGCGCTGGCGACCGCGCTCGCCGGCGCCCACGCCGCCGGGGTGGTGCACGGCGGGGTGACGCCGTCGAACGTGCTGTTCCGGACGTCCGGACAGCCGGTTTTGGCGGACTTCGGGGTGGCACTGAGACTGGCCTTCCCGCGCGACCCGGTGCGGGTGCTGGAGTACCTCGCCCCGGAGACGCTGCGCACGGAAACCCTGGACGAGCGAACGGATCTCTACGGCCTCGGCGCACTTTTGCACGTCGCCCTCACCGGCAGGCACCCCTTGCCCGGCCAACTGGGCGAGCCGGTGGGGGAGCGCGTGCTCCGCGTCTTGCGTACCCCCGTCCCGGCGATCCACCAGCCTGGTGTCCCGACGGAACTGTCCACTGTGGTCGGACGGTTACTGGCTCCGGACCCGGCGCATCGGCCTCCGGGTGCGGCTTGGGTGGTGGATCAGCTGGCGGAGATGATTTCTCGGTTGGCTGCGCCTGCCCCGCCTGCACCCGCAGCTGCCTATGGCTCTGCCTCCGCTCCGGCGCCCATTCATGCGCCCGTGCCCGCTGCTGGGTTTGTACCTGCCTCCGCGCCCGCTGCCGGGTCCGCAACGGGCCCTGCCGTTGCGCCCGCTCCTGCTGACCCTGCCACTGCTCCCGCGCCAGCGCCTGCATCCGATACTGGCCCTGCTGTCGCGCCCGCACCTGGAACCGGCCCTGCGCCCGTCCCCGCCGCTGGCCCTGCACCCGCTGGCCTTGCGCCCGCTGCCGGACCTGCGCCCGTTCCCTCGCCTGGCAATGACCCGGCGTTCGCCCCATCTGCGCCGACGGGAGCCCCTTCTCCTGGGGCCAGCGGCTACCCGAATCCCCAGTACCCCAGCGCCCCGACGCCCACCGGGCCGGTCGCGCCACCTCCCGTGGCGCCGGATCCTCTCCGCCCCACCGCAGCCGAGCCGGAGCAGCCCGCATCGTCCATCGCCGGAGAGCCGGAGCCAGAGACCTGGCAAGGCGAGTTCGACGATTTCGGGGCACCAGAAGGCTCCAGCATGAACGGCTCCGGCATGAACGACCCAGGCGTGGACGGCTTTGACGACCCGTCGCCGGTCGAGTTGCCGCCTTCGGTTGTCGCGGAGTTGCCGTCCAGTCCGGTTTTGCCTGGCGTTCCGCAGGCTGCGGAGCCGGCGGAGCGGAAGCGGCGGGTGCGCTGGGACGTGGTCGTCGGCGGGCTGGTCGCGGTGTGCGTCGTCGCTGCCGGGCTGGTGTTGCTGCTCGGGGGTGGATCGGACGACCTCACCACGGTGGCGCGGACGCCGCCGCCCGCGCCGCCGTCCGGGGCGCCGGCCGCGGTCACCCTGGAGCTGGCCGAGCCCGCCGACCACGGCAACCAGGTCACGCTCAGCTGGAGCAGCAGCTCCGACAGCGTCGACTACGCGGTGATCGTCGCGCCCGAGGGCGAGCCGAACCGCGCGATCCTGGCCCAGCGACTGCACACGCTCACCGTCCCGGTCGACCCGCTGCGCCGGTACTGCTTCGAGGTGCAGGCCACCGACAGCCGCAGCGTCTACAAGAGCGCGCCCCAGTCGATCCGCGGCGCGACCTGCCACCGTTAG
- a CDS encoding nitroreductase/quinone reductase family protein, protein MYPFAVVPTSRHQQGKDHMDLITTFRENPERMPGLALLTTTGAKTGLRRESLLGYVELDGTGVVIASAGGAARNPDWFHNVRGNPRVTVETGDSTYDAYAGIPPAPERDSLFARVIEVAPGYAEYQAKTTRVIPVVVLHRLDRVKGMGDWLVEVHRWLRDELASLRAQAMQGDVTLSPPDLRAHCAGFCTALDRHHGGEDAATFPMLALRFPALATELAKLTAQHATVARIQRELRTAVDVAELDRLAAELDVHFAHEERTVVTALNAIADAPPG, encoded by the coding sequence GTGTACCCGTTCGCCGTGGTTCCCACCTCCCGTCACCAGCAGGGAAAGGACCACATGGATCTGATCACCACTTTTCGCGAGAACCCCGAGCGGATGCCGGGCCTGGCATTGCTCACCACTACCGGCGCGAAAACGGGGCTACGCCGGGAAAGTCTGCTCGGCTACGTCGAGCTGGACGGCACCGGTGTCGTCATCGCGTCGGCCGGCGGGGCGGCGCGGAACCCGGACTGGTTCCACAACGTCCGCGGCAACCCGCGTGTCACCGTCGAGACCGGCGACAGCACGTACGACGCGTACGCGGGCATCCCACCGGCGCCAGAGCGCGACAGCCTCTTCGCGCGTGTCATCGAGGTTGCACCGGGATACGCCGAGTACCAGGCGAAGACCACTCGCGTGATTCCCGTGGTCGTCCTCCACCGGCTCGACCGCGTGAAGGGCATGGGTGACTGGCTCGTCGAGGTCCACCGCTGGCTGCGCGACGAGCTGGCGTCCCTGCGTGCCCAGGCCATGCAAGGTGATGTGACGCTTTCGCCGCCTGACCTGCGCGCCCACTGCGCCGGTTTCTGCACCGCGCTGGACCGTCACCACGGTGGTGAGGACGCCGCCACCTTTCCGATGCTCGCTCTGCGTTTCCCTGCCCTCGCAACGGAACTGGCAAAACTCACGGCGCAGCACGCCACGGTGGCCCGCATCCAGCGCGAACTGCGGACGGCCGTCGATGTCGCCGAGCTGGACCGTCTGGCCGCCGAGCTGGACGTCCACTTCGCCCACGAGGAACGCACCGTGGTAACCGCCCTCAACGCGATCGCGGACGCCCCGCCGGGCTGA
- a CDS encoding TetR/AcrR family transcriptional regulator, with amino-acid sequence MAESVWTRPRRGKEQPALTRAQIVAEAIRLLDADGLDTLSMRNLGTRLGAGATSLYRHVANKDELIELVVDEAYGELENPAAEGWRGTLTAAAHSVRAMVLRHPWMASVLGQVGLSYLGPNVMRLNENLLTALEADGFTLEDADQAVSAVVAYVIGVSTTEAAWLTALARSGRAEAEWIAGLRPAALAAAEPYPRLRTLLDRADDTPDATREDNFTYGLNRILDGLEHRP; translated from the coding sequence ATGGCTGAATCCGTCTGGACCCGCCCGCGGCGAGGCAAGGAACAACCGGCGCTGACCAGGGCGCAGATCGTCGCGGAGGCCATCCGCCTGCTGGATGCCGACGGGCTCGACACGCTGAGCATGCGCAATCTCGGCACCCGCCTCGGCGCCGGCGCGACCTCGCTCTACCGCCACGTGGCGAACAAGGACGAGCTCATCGAGCTGGTCGTCGACGAGGCGTACGGCGAGTTGGAGAACCCGGCCGCCGAAGGCTGGCGCGGCACGCTGACGGCCGCCGCCCACAGCGTGCGGGCAATGGTCCTGCGCCACCCGTGGATGGCATCGGTACTGGGCCAGGTCGGGCTGTCGTACCTGGGCCCGAATGTCATGCGCCTCAACGAAAACCTGCTGACCGCGCTGGAGGCCGACGGCTTCACGCTGGAGGACGCGGACCAGGCCGTCAGCGCCGTGGTCGCGTACGTGATCGGCGTGAGCACCACCGAGGCCGCGTGGCTGACCGCGCTCGCCCGCAGCGGCCGGGCGGAGGCCGAGTGGATCGCCGGCCTCCGCCCGGCCGCGCTGGCCGCCGCCGAGCCGTACCCGCGCCTGCGCACCCTGCTGGACCGCGCGGACGACACTCCGGACGCCACCCGCGAGGACAACTTCACCTACGGCCTGAACCGCATCCTCGACGGTCTTGAGCACCGGCCCTGA